One window from the genome of Scatophagus argus isolate fScaArg1 chromosome 13, fScaArg1.pri, whole genome shotgun sequence encodes:
- the apol1 gene encoding apolipoprotein L1 isoform X4, with amino-acid sequence MERYDQLDLDLECDGGDVTQKATLFGGMFKKSSRSAEPSVQAQDTLSVTSELSKSSDSLTDSSAKEKGGMFKGMFKKTTKAAKEGQPQDSLSLQNPEFSVSSDSLTEKPSKEKSGVLGGILKRSPKPGHVRRPSQDLLDADFAAGNDSSSENTTNKETGGMFSGMFKKPLKAFGSRTQSQDDLSAPGELSGSTDNLSENNNTKDKGGMFTGVFRKKGTKSQSQDDLSLEGELSASSDSLAEKTSKGEAIVKILKNPFTSSSQGKEKAERSGESNENLSSTEKPKAKQNGFSAMMKSTFYTDKQEKNADSGCEEVLDSGEVQPSHKQSKLAGAMTKLNPFRSANKHEKQATSDDEDAPASSERSSGNKQSTVVGAMSKLNLLRSANKKDAEDTETLKKDEKQVEEKPKVVKSNMIQRERKDRSETPPVPPRPAEEELKRTSTHGPVKPRGTEDNQDFKEMISREKKAKPAETPARPSEEELNRAERCGQPKQKSNHQNQSDDEYLGKDESAEAKEGDEANAPESKATKLKKHKHHNPFMPRVAAKAPSDDEGLKEEDESSSKEAKQDEETNVKKPKRHNPFMPRVKGKVIQRNTQDGGAGNTAEDEGTNRSLFDQLEDFRIDPAQPEDREDVENLMEWWSTVESWEDTPQDDDMTEKEEAKAFAVTAEKVQKGIRVFNKLFSERAESLWQHVIDLNSIADGLDKFSKNTKIAQITGGSTSAIGGVATIAGLALAPVTMGTSLIVTAVGLGVATAGGLTSAGAGISNQVNNSMDRKKVEKIVQDYQEKMVDLNKCLKFIKQGIENLKRFDLLKMKKHAYNRDFPVLSTSFYEDGAMAGKAILINANEIMRVVQIANVAGSTAARAVQIASMATGVLTGLFVGMDIYFVAKDSKELKKGAKSEFAAKIREVATQLHDGLVELNAIREELQSTTPENKDAGSDIADPDSDKKDKDNKHDSSDEDEIDRIKKAIKKDIENREYV; translated from the exons ATG GAGCGGTACGATCAACTGGATTTGGACTTGGAGTGCGACGGAGGAGACGTAACT CAGAAAGCAACGTTATTCGGCGGGATGTTCAAAAAATCCTCCAGGTCTGCAGAACCATCCGTCCAAGCTCAG GACACTTTATCAGTCACCAGTGAACTTTCAAAAAGCAGCGacagtctgactgacagcagcgCCAAG GAGAAAGGAGGCATGTTTAAAGGAATGTTTAAGAAGACGACCAAAGCTGCCAAAGAGGGTCAGCCACAG GACAGCCTCTCATTACAAAACCCTGAATTCTCTGTCAGTAGCGACAGCTTAACAGAGAAGCCTTCAAAA GAGAAGTCAGGTGTGCTGGGTGGGATACTGAAACGATCTCCTAAACCAGGTCATGTCCGGAGGCCTTCACAG GATCTTTTGGACGCCGACTTCGCAGCCGGTAACGACAGCTCGTCTGAAAACACCACAAATAAA gagaCAGGCGGGATGTTCAGCGGGATGTTTAAAAAACCTCTAAAGGCTTTCGGATCGAGGACACAGTCTCAG GACGATTTGTCTGCCCCCGGCGAGCTCTCAGGCAGCACCGACAATCTCTCTGAGAATAACAACACTAAG GACAAAGGAGGAATGTTTACTGGTGTGTTCAGAAAAAAAGGCACTAAATCTCAGTCTCAG GATGATTTGTCTCTGGAAGGCGAACTCTCTGCCAGCAGTGACAGTCTCGCAGAGAAGACTTCAAAG GGTGAAGCGATAGTGAAGATCCTGAAGAATCCTTTCACCTCCTCATCTCAG GGAAAGGAGAAGGCCGAACGCTCAGGAGAGTCAAATGAGAATTTGTCTTCTACTGAGAAGCCCAAAGCCAAGCAG AACGGTTTCAGTGCGATGATGAAGAGCACGTTCTACACTGACAAGCAG GAGAAGAACGCCGACTCTGGCTGTGAGGAGGTATTGGACAGCGGAGAGGTTCAGCCCAGCCACAAGCAG AGTAAACTTGCTGGGGCGATGACAAAGCTGAATCCCTTTCGATCCGCAAACAAA CATGAGAAACAGGCGACCTCAGATGACGAAGATGCGCCTGCGAGCAGCGAGAGGTCATCGGGCAACAAACAG AGCACAGTGGTTGGAGCCATGTCCAAACTGAACCTGCTCCGATCTGCGAATAAA AAAGACGctgaagacacagagacactcaAGAAGGACGAGAAACAAGTGGAAGAGAAGCCAAAAGTG GTCAAAAGCAACATGATCCAGcgagagaggaaagacagaagtGAAACGCCACCGGTTCCACCCAGACCAGCTGAAGAG GAGCTGAAGAGGACATCCACCCACGGCCCCGTAAAACCAAGAGGAACGGAGGATAACCAG GACTTCAAGGAAATGATctccagagagaaaaaagcaaaacctgCAGAAACGCCGGCCAGACCCTCAGAGGAG GAGctgaacagagcagagagatgtGGTCAGCCAAAGCAGAAGAGCAACCATCAG AACCAGTCAGATGATGAATACCTCGGAAAAGATGAGTCTGCTGAAGCCAAAGAGGGGGACGAGGCGAACGCTCCCGAGAGCAAAGCA ACCAAGCTGAAGAAACACAAGCACCATAATCCGTTCATGCCGCGTGTTGCAGCCAAG GCTCCATCTGATGATGAAGGGCTGAAAGAAGAAGACGAGTCCTCATCCAAAGAGGCAAAACAAGACGAGGAG acaAACGTCAAGAAGCCAAAGAGACACAACCCCTTCATGCCTCGGGTCAAG GGCAAAGTTATACAGAGGAACACACAGGACGGCGGTGCAGGCAACACAGCTGAg gATGAAGGTACAAACAGGTCCTTGTTTGACCAGCTGGAGGATTTTCGTATTGACCCAGCACAGCCTGAAGACAGAGAG GATGTGGAGAATCTTATGGAGTGGTGGAGCACAGTGGAGT CTTGGGAAGACACGCCTCAAGATGAtgacatgacagaaaaagaagaggccAA GGCTTTTGCTGTGACGGCAGAGAAGGTGCAGAAGGGCATCCGTGTCTTCAACAAGCTGTTCTCAGAGCGCGCTGAGAGCCTCTGGCAGCATGTCATCGACCTCAACAGCATCGCAGACGGTCTGGACAAgttcagcaaaaacacaaagattgCACAAATCACCGGTGGCTCCACCAGTGCCATCGGGGGCGTGGCCACCATTGCCGGCCTCGCCCTGGCACCGGTCACCATGGGAACCTCCTTGATTGTGACAGCAGTGGGATTGGGTGTCGCCACAGCAGGCGGTTTGACATCAGCAGGTGCCGGCATCTCCAACCAGGTCAACAACTCAATGGACCGCAAGAAGGTGGAGAAGATTGTGCAGGATTATCAGGAGAAGATGGTCGACCTTAACAAGTGCCTGAAATTCATCAAGCAGGGTATCGAGAACCTGAAAAGGTTCGACCTACTCAAGATGAAAAAACATGCCTACAATCGTGACTTCCCTGTGCTCAGCACTAGTTTCTATGAGGACGGTGCCATGGCAGGAAAGGCGATCCTAATCAACGCTAATGAGATCATGCGTGTGGTGCAGATTGCCAACGTGGcaggcagcacagcagccagAGCAGTCCAGATCGCCAGTATGGCCACTGGTGTGCTCACCGGGCTCTTCGTAGGTATGGACATCTACTTTGTGGCCAAGGACTCTAAAGAACTCAAAAAAGGGGCCAAGTCAGAGTTTGCTGCCAAAATCAGGGAGGTGGCTACACAGCTGCACGACGGTCTGGTGGAGCTCAATGCAATCCGAGAGGAGCTGCAGTCCACCACGCCAGAAAACAAGGACGCAGGCAGTGATATAGCTGATCCGGACagtgacaaaaaagacaaagataacAAACATGACAGttcagatgaagatgaaatcGACCGGATTaaaaaagccattaaaaagGACATTGAGAACCGAGAATATGTTTGA